The Dioscorea cayenensis subsp. rotundata cultivar TDr96_F1 chromosome 16, TDr96_F1_v2_PseudoChromosome.rev07_lg8_w22 25.fasta, whole genome shotgun sequence sequence TGAACatattttaaagtaatttttagATGTGCTAAAAATTGTGAGATTACAAGGCATGTAAAATAAGCGCATGGAATGAAGGTGTTGAAAAAAGCTAACACTCTTTCAAAGAATAAAGATATGCATTCGACAGTATCTGATGACAACACTTCTGGGACTTTAGAACAACACAAGCACCAATTCTATTCCATATGCACATGGTGATCTCTTGCAATAAGTATTAATTTCTTAATGCCAGAACACTTTGATTCCACTAATTCCTATTAAAGTTGCAAAAACTCCCCAAAAGGAAAACCATAAATATTGAATACAGTGAGTTTCAAGCATCAAAAACACTACAAGCAACACACGcaacaaatcaatcaaattattagAACAACAAATTTGTTTTAAGGACACACgcaaaatgcataaaaaatggTATCAACATTCAAGAACCACTTAAATTTCATCTGAAAAACTCCCAGCAATAGCTAAAAAAAACAGCAGATATATGGAGAAAGAAAGAATCTACACATGCTCTAGAATCCGCTCACCATCTCAAAGCAACATAAGATGGAAGGTAAAGATAACAAGCATATAGAAAATGGATTAACCATCAAGAACCGCATGAATTCCATTCAAGGAATCCCCTTCATCAGCttaaaccaaacaacaaaaggatgaaaaaaaaggaaaggagaTAAATTTACATTTGTTCATTGGTGTATGTATGGGTATGAAGATCAGTTAACAATCCCAAATGACCTCAAATGGATAACATTTCTCAGCAAACATTGATATCACTACCAATTACCTAATTGAAGAAGAGCAAGAGGAAAATCCCAATTATCACAAACTCCAAACAAACCATCATCTTTCTCAAAGAAAACATCTTGCTAAGCATAAGGGGAGCATCTGGAAATCATACCTATCACTCACTGCTCAAACCCTCGCACTCCTCGGCGTCGGTCGGCAGCTCCCGTCTACAAACAGGGCAAGTATTCCTCTCCTTCAGCCATGGGAGAATGCATTCACTGTGATAGCAATGTGAGCACGGCAACATCTTCGCCTCCTCCTCCCCGCCCAACAAGAACTCTTCTTTGCAAACGGCGCAGGACGTGCCCTCCGAGGGCACGACCGAAGGAAGCATCTCAATCACCGACCTCGCCGTTGGCGTGCCGGTTCTCGAGAATCCATCGTGCTGCCTGGAGAGAACCTCGTACTCCGACGCGTAGACAAGCTCGTCGTTCACGGCCAAGAGGACCTCCCAATCGACGTTCTCAACAAGATCCCGATCGGAATCCCGATCATGGCCGACCATCATCGAGAGGACATCCAGCCGGCTGGTGACTTCCTCCCACTCGAATTCCTCATCCCGGCTATCGCTGTCCCCGAGAAAGTTAGGGATTTGGGGACCATCTTCATCCCCTTCCGCATCGGAATCGAAGCCGAAGGCAAGGCCGAGCTGCAGGGGCTCCGGCGAAGAGGGGAAAGCGACGGGGGAGAAGAAATCGTGGTCGAAAGGAAGGAATGGGTCGACGGTGGATGGATTGGGGGCATCGTAGGAGTATTCGTCGTCGGAAAGCgaggagaagaggaggaggTCCACGACTTCCGCCATTGATGaaccgagagagagagagagagagagagagagagagagagatggatgGCTGGCGGGCCGATGTCAGAGAAGAGATGcttttattagtttatattatatatatatatatgaaaatattaattatttatttttatttttattttttatattattattattattaaataaataaatcacagcTCCAGCCTCCACTGAAAAATATaacagaaattaaaataaaaaattgcattACCCACTAATgaagtctaaaaaaaataataaagtaaatataCAAAgctaaaaagattttttttaaaaaaaaactaagtggTACCCTCCAGACTAAAAAGAAATGCGTCATTCGTTCAgaactaattaatgataaaatatgAGTTTATCTAAAGCTGGGTGTTgagatggcaataatacccaaaTCTGACCCTACCCAACCTGATCCGACCCGAGTTTAATAGGTAAAATCTGATTTGACCGGATTTCGGGTCAGGTTTGAAtaaaacccgacttgtatgaaacAGGTGCGagtgcgggtatgggaattctaatacccgacccgtaccccaATCCGTACCCgacccaaaattaaaattactaaaatatttatataatatatatatatatatactaatatgtttgtttatatggttttcttttaattcctaattCTATTAGGaatttataattgaaataaaaaataataataagatattaaaaaaaatgaaaatgaataaaagagagagggaaaaagagggagtttgaagtttaaaaaaagaatttaaattcaaaaaaagtgataagaattgaaaaattaaatttttgaaaaaattctcACGTGATTGAGGATTTTTCcggggtgttgaggatttttggggaaCAGAtgcttaaaagaaaaaaaggaatgaaaaaagaagaggaaagagaatatatatatatatatattcgtttgaaatttaatatatatatatatatgaataataataaaaaaagagagggaaattcaaaaataaataaataaataaaaataaaataataataaatacaaaaaggagattatggatagggatcgaatttttgaattcaaaaatttaaaaaaataataataataaaaaaagaaaatctctcCCGGTAGTTGGAGATTCTTCGGGGTATTGAGGATTTTTGGGAGAGgcgaaaaaaagagagagagacagaagacggaagaaaaaaggaaaaaaaagaaagcggGGAGAAAATAGAGAGGAGAGACAGAACAGAGGAGAGAcaaagaagggaagaagaagaggaggagaaggaagaaaaaacaaagagaatttAACAAGTGGACAGGGAAAGAAGAGGTACCATGTTTTCAATCTCGttattatatataatcctttgcatggattaataaaaaaaaatatgcatgtGTACATAAATCCTTGcctgtattaaaaaaaaactatgtgcACGTACATATgatt is a genomic window containing:
- the LOC120279026 gene encoding E3 ubiquitin-protein ligase RING1-like codes for the protein MAEVVDLLLFSSLSDDEYSYDAPNPSTVDPFLPFDHDFFSPVAFPSSPEPLQLGLAFGFDSDAEGDEDGPQIPNFLGDSDSRDEEFEWEEVTSRLDVLSMMVGHDRDSDRDLVENVDWEVLLAVNDELVYASEYEVLSRQHDGFSRTGTPTARSVIEMLPSVVPSEGTSCAVCKEEFLLGGEEEAKMLPCSHCYHSECILPWLKERNTCPVCRRELPTDAEECEGLSSE